One segment of Ascochyta rabiei chromosome 7, complete sequence DNA contains the following:
- a CDS encoding Alcohol dehydrogenase: MSVPKTMKAARLTKVGYVRDEIGAAGFCHTDNQVYEGVYQSKLHVTPSHKPVGTVVALGDRASKSWKIGQRVGMLNLRHAYNDCHGCSNYREGDLPNMRLCENKEMAGIQDGGAFVEYIVADADSSTLLLEGLSFEQAAPMMCAGATVWGGISKLGLSKDLPVAVIGTGGLGQLAIQFLKALRHPTVAIDNREEGQDLTRKVGPEALRADKVVDYNAKDAAEQVIKFGGDAGGVAGVVVCTDDVPTTKWSFKIL, encoded by the exons ATGTCCGTTCCCAAGACCATGAAGGCAGCGCGCCTTACCAAAGTAGGTTATGTTAGGGACGAGA TCGGTGCTGCAGGGTTCTGCCACACGGACAACCAGGTCTACGAGGGCGTATACCAGTCTAAACTCCATGTGACACCATCACACAAGCCTGTAGGTACGGTTGTCGCTCTTGGCGACAGAGCCAGTAAAAGCTGGAAGATTGGTCAACGTGTCGGTATGCTCAACCTTCGACATGCGTACAACGACTGCCACGGGTGCAGCAACTATCGCGAGGGTGATCTGCCCAATATGAGGCTCTGCGAGAACAAGGAGATGGCGGGTATTCAGGACGGTGGAGCCTTTGTGGAATACATTGTCGCAGATGCGGATAGCTCAACTCTTCTTCTTGAGGGGTTGTCGTTCGAGCAAGCAGCCCCCATGATGTGCGCTGGT GCTACAGTATGGGGCGGCATTTCGAAGCTGGGTTTGTCAAAAGATCTGCCTGTTGCTGTCATTGGCACTGGCGGGTTAGGACAGCTGGCAATCCAATTTTTAAAGGCCCTAAGGCACCCAACAGTCGCCATCGACAACCGCGAGGAGGGTCAGGATCTCACACGAAAAGTTGGCCCTGAAGCTCTGAGGGCAGATAAGGTGGTCGACTACAACGCCAAGGATGCTGCAGAGCAGGTCATCAAGTTCGGCGGCGATGCTGGCGGAGTCGCAGGTGTTGTCGTTTGTACAGATGACGTGCCCACGACCAAGTGGAGCTTCAAGATTCTGTGA
- a CDS encoding Betaine-aldehyde dehydrogenase, with translation MSLPYAPRFAYYDGKLQPGSSNSSFKTIDPATAAPLAEIHTTTNAAIDAAITSAQKAFPAWSATPPIERARVLQRAAAILRARNDELARIETSDTGKPFSETSTVDVVTGADVLEYFANMVGSGGMNGETAQLRPDAWVYTTKNSLGVCAGIGAWNYPIQIALWKSAPCLAAGNCMVYKPSEFTPLHAQVLASVYAEAGVPPGVFNVVQGGGEVGAYLTKHPSIAKVSFTGQVSTGRKVAGSAAGEMKYVTMELGGKSACVILPDADLEQAVDGAMMANFFSTGQVCTNGTRVFIPEAIKADFEKLLLEKIQHIRPGDLHDPNTNFGPLVSRPHYEKVKQYIKHGIESDKATLLCGGAETPSWVAQHSNKAYQNGYWVQPTVFTDCKDSMKIVQEEIFGPVMSILTYKTVDEVVARANNTDVGLAAGVFTKDLNLAHQVIAKLEAGITWVNTWGESPAEMSVGGWKMSGVGVENGKKGLEAWVRNKSTLVEMGGLVPTVFAKL, from the coding sequence ATGTCGCTCCCATACGCGCCACGCTTCGCCTACTACGATGGCAAGCTTCAGCCTGGCAGCTCGAACTCGTCCTTCAAGACTATCGATCCCGCCACCGCAGCACCTCTGGCTGAAATCCACACCACCACAAACGCTGCCATTGACGCTGCCATTACCTCGGCCCAGAAGGCCTTCCCAGCGTGGTCCGCAACACCTCCAATTGAGCGCGCCCGTGTTCTCCAGCGAGCGGCAGCCATCCTTCGCGCGCGGAACGATGAGCTGGCAAGGATCGAGACGAGCGACACCGGAAAGCCTTTCTCCGAGACATCGACAGTTGACGTAGTGACGGGCGCTGACGTGCTGGAGTACTTCGCGAACATGGTCGGCAGTGGAGGCATGAACGGCGAGACGGCACAGCTGCGACCGGACGCATGGGTATATACGACCAAGAACTCGCTCGGCGTGTGTGCTGGCATTGGCGCGTGGAACTACCCCATCCAGATTGCGCTCTGGAAGTCGGCGCCGTGTCTGGCAGCAGGAAACTGCATGGTCTACAAGCCATCCGAGTTCACGCCACTGCACGCGCAAGTGCTGGCCTCCGTCTACGCTGAAGCTGGCGTCCCCCCTGGTGTCTTCAACGTTGTCCAAGGCGGTGGCGAGGTGGGTGCTTACCTGACCAAGCACCCAAGCATTGCGAAGGTCAGCTTCACTGGCCAAGTTTCTACAGGCCGCAAGGTCGCGGGCAGCGCTGCAGGCGAGATGAAGTACGTGACCATGGAGCTTGGCGGCAAGTCCGCCTGCGTCATCCTCCCAGACGCCGATCTCGAACAAGCCGTCGACGGCGCCATGATGGCCAACTTCTTCTCCACAGGCCAGGTCTGCACAAACGGTACCCGTGTCTTCATTCCTGAAGCCATCAAAGCCGACTTCGAGAAGCTGCTCTTGGAGAAAATCCAACACATCCGTCCCGGCGATCTACACGACCCAAACACCAACTTCGGCCCCTTGGTGTCGAGACCGCACTACGAGAAGGTCAAGCAGTACATCAAGCACGGAATCGAGAGCGACAAAGCGACACTACTGTGCGGCGGCGCGGAGACGCCCTCGTGGGTTGCCCAACACTCCAACAAGGCCTACCAGAACGGGTACTGGGTGCAACCCACCGTCTTCACCGACTGCAAGGACAGCATGAAGATTGTGCAAGAAGAAATTTTTGGCCCCGTCATGTCCATCCTAACATACAAGACCGTGGACGAGGTTGTTGCGCGCGCCAACAACACCGACGTCGGACTCGCTGCAGGCGTCTTCACAAAGGACCTGAACCTCGCCCACCAGGTCATCGCTAAGCTGGAGGCAGGCATCACCTGGGTCAACACCTGGGGCGAGAGCCCGGCAGAGATGAGCGTCGGCGGGTGGAAGATGAGCGGCGTGGGCGTTGAGAACGGAAAGAAGGGGCTCGAGGCGTGGGTGAGGAATAAGAGCACGCTCGTCGAGATGGGAGGTCTGGTCCCGACCGTCTTTGCAAAGTTGTAG
- a CDS encoding Glutamate carboxypeptidase II encodes MADEKHVYDPPELPPIPSYEEATSSRHTSTARRGPDEVSDDAERQGLLSPDVRVQGDGINRRNGYYHPPSVQSVDDGDSELGSPVRESHDDEQRRIVEEMDLLDPESADDARARRNHARARGRFSKRLSSLTSSLSALHLPRLRWPPRLRPSFAFVTDRLPAVPDEYKPGWSVVARLCGLVVIVSLVYLLVVSEVVPMGNGFGANFNAEWVRHQVQSNIEGWRIEKNLEYIASYDHLAGTEGSYVLGQWIEGHFKDARIDTFTHDEYWVYMNYPTKTGQGVEILEPADKRWKAKLEEPSVYNPPKAQTPAFHALAASGNVTGPLLYVNYCDKTDFKRMWDSGVDVQGAVVLCRYYGTQPDLAMKIKSAQDAGALGLLVYSDPAEDGFKKGDAWPDGRWRPGDSVQRGSAALSNMILGDPLTPGKPSTKKQDRMPKDKNPGLVKIPSLPLSWKDAQKLLKSLHGVGEELPEDWTGGVPDVGDKWFSGHPDNSPKVNLFNFQDEVEQQRITNVFGSIRGLEDTAHKIIVGNHRDSFCFGAADPGSGTAIMLEIVRVLGDLRAQGWQPLRTIEFASWDAGEYNRVGSTEHVEANADDLRENALAYLNVDAAVTGDTLWANGSPIFTHAWHRVLDRVLDPHNENRTFKEVWEMQGSRLGNLAANRDSAPFQFIAGTSSIDFGFAASETAHSNPMAGSCYETFDWMAQHIDPGFQYHTILAQLWVLLILELSQEPIMPLHLTNYASHLQMEGQALLDSTEKAGGDFDIEMFEPLVQSLSGLKAKTEEFHKWETFWYNQVYATGGFETSGVTMQRINHNNKKARFESMLLDLPTDPKDTSPRGVRPLPVFPVRLTDTDIYDSYPAVSNSNTSSSPPRAPTGWRAASSPSRATQSTRRIGRARRSRSRRRRMCSIARRTCWRRANTPPRFT; translated from the coding sequence ATGGCTGACGAGAAACACGTGTACGACCCGCCGGAGCTGCCGCCCATCCCCTCGTACGAAGAGGCCACCAGCTCGCGCCACACGTCGACCGCCCGCCGCGGGCCCGACGAAGTCAGCGACGACGCCGAGCGGCAGGGCCTCCTCTCGCCCGACGTGCGCGTGCAGGGCGACGGCATCAACCGGCGCAATGGCTACTACCACCCCCCGAGCGTGCAGTCGGTCGACGACGGCGACTCGGAGCTGGGCAGCCCCGTGCGCGAGAGCCACGACGACGAGCAGCGGCGCATCGTCGAGGAGATGGACCTGCTCGACCCGGAGAGCGCCGACGACGCCCGCGCCCGCCGCAACCACGCCCGCGCCCGCGGCCGCTTCTCCAAGCGCCTCTCCAGCCTCACCAGCAGCCTGTCGGCGCTGCACCTGCCGCGTCTGCGCTGGCCGCCCCGCCTGCGCCCCTCGTTCGCCTTCGTCACCGACCGCCTGCCCGCCGTGCCCGACGAGTACAAGCCCGGCTGGAGCGTCGTCGCGCGCCTGTGCGgcctcgtcgtcatcgtctcGCTCGTCTACCTGCTCGTCGTCAGCGAGGTCGTCCCCATGGGCAACGGCTTCGGCGCAAACTTCAACGCCGAGTGGGTGCGCCACCAGGTCCAGAGCAACATCGAGGGCTGGCGCATCGAGAAGAACCTCGAGTACATCGCCAGCTACGACCACCTCGCCGGCACCGAGGGCAGCTACGTCCTGGGCCAGTGGATCGAGGGCCACTTCAAGGACGCCCGCATCGACACCTTCACCCACGACGAGTACTGGGTCTACATGAACTACCCCACCAAGACCGGCCAGGGCGTCGAGATCCTCGAGCCCGCCGACAAGCGCTGGAAGGCCAAGCTGGAGGAGCCGTCCGTGTACAACCCGCCCAAGGCCCAGACGCCCGCCTTCCACGCCCTGGCCGCCTCGGGCAACGTCACCGGCCCGCTGCTCTACGTCAACTACTGCGACAAGACGGACTTCAAGCGCATGTGGGACAGCGGTGTCGACGTCCAGGGCGCTGTCGTCCTGTGCAGGTACTACGGCACGCAGCCAGACCTGGCCATGAAGATCAAGTCGGCACAGGACGCCGGCGCACTCGGCCTCCTCGTCTACTCGGACCCGGCCGAAGATGGCTTCAAAAAGGGCGACGCCTGGCCAGATGGCAGATGGCGACCCGGAGACAGTGTCCAACGCGGCTCCGCTGCTCTCTCCAACATGATCCTCGGCGACCCCCTCACCCCTGGCAAGCCCAGCACCAAGAAGCAGGACCGCATGCCCAAGGACAAGAACCCAGGCCTCGTCAAAATCCCCTCCCTGCCTCTGTCCTGGAAAGACGCGCAGAAGCTGCTCAAGTCTCTGCATGGCGTGGGCGAAGAGCTGCCCGAGGACTGGACCGGCGGCGTACCGGACGTGGGCGACAAGTGGTTCTCCGGCCACCCCGACAACTCGCCCAAGGTCAACCTGTTCAACTTCCAGGACGAGGTCGAGCAGCAGCGCATCACCAACGTCTTTGGCTCCATTCGCGGGCTGGAAGACACAGCTCACAAGATCATCGTCGGCAACCACCGCGACTCTTTTTGTTTCGGCGCTGCAGACCCCGGCTCAGGCACGGCCATTATGCTCGAAATCGTACGCGTGCTTGGCGACCTGCGCGCACAGGGCTGGCAGCCACTTCGTACAATCGAGTTCGCCTCCTGGGACGCCGGCGAATACAACCGCGTCGGCTCGACCGAGCATGTCGAGGCAAACGCCGACGACCTCCGCGAAAACGCCCTCGCCTACCTCAACGTCGATGCAGCCGTCACCGGTGACACACTCTGGGCCAACGGCTCGCCCATCTTCACGCACGCCTGGCACCGCGTCCTCGACCGCGTCCTCGACCCGCACAACGAGAACAGGACGTTCAAGGAGGTCTGGGAAATGCAGGGCTCCCGGCTCGGCAATCTCGCCGCGAACCGCGACTCTGCACCCTTTCAGTTCATAGCCGGCACCTCTTCGATCGACTTTGGCTTCGCGGCCTCGGAAACCGCACACTCCAATCCCATGGCGGGAAGCTGCTACGAAACCTTCGACTGGATGGCGCAGCACATCGACCCCGGCTTTCAGTACCACACCATCCTCGCACAGCTCTGGGTCCTGCTCATCCTCGAGCTCAGCCAGGAACCCATCATGCCGCTGCACCTCACAAACTACGCATCCCACCTGCAAATGGAAGGCCAGGCGCTGCTCGATAGCACCGAGAAGGCAGGCGGCGACTTCGACATTGAGATGTTTGAGCCCTTGGTGCAGAGCCTGAGCGGGCTGAAGGCGAAGACGGAGGAATTCCACAAGTGGGAGACCTTCTGGTACAACCAAGTATACGCCACCGGTGGCTTCGAAACCAGCGGCGTCACCATGCAGAGAATCAACCACAACAACAAAAAGGCACGCTTCGAGAGCATGCTCCTCGACCTCCCCACCGACCCCAAAGACACGAGTCCGCGCGGGGTACGTCCTCTCCCTGTATTTCCAGTTCGCCTCACAGACACTGACATTTACGATAGTTACCCGGCCGTGAGCAATTCAAACACGTCCTCTTCGCCCCCTCGAGCGCCAACGGGCTGGAGAGCAGCGTCTTCCCCTTCGCGCGCGACGCAATCGACAAGAAGGATTGGGCGCGCGCGAAGGAGCAGATCAAGAAGACGGCGGATGTGCTCGATCGCGCGGCGGACATGCTGGCGCAGGGCTAACACCCCGCCACGCTTCACTTGA
- a CDS encoding Glutamate carboxypeptidase II — protein MADEKHVYDPPELPPIPSYEEATSSRHTSTARRGPDEVSDDAERQGLLSPDVRVQGDGINRRNGYYHPPSVQSVDDGDSELGSPVRESHDDEQRRIVEEMDLLDPESADDARARRNHARARGRFSKRLSSLTSSLSALHLPRLRWPPRLRPSFAFVTDRLPAVPDEYKPGWSVVARLCGLVVIVSLVYLLVVSEVVPMGNGFGANFNAEWVRHQVQSNIEGWRIEKNLEYIASYDHLAGTEGSYVLGQWIEGHFKDARIDTFTHDEYWVYMNYPTKTGQGVEILEPADKRWKAKLEEPSVYNPPKAQTPAFHALAASGNVTGPLLYVNYCDKTDFKRMWDSGVDVQGAVVLCRYYGTQPDLAMKIKSAQDAGALGLLVYSDPAEDGFKKGDAWPDGRWRPGDSVQRGSAALSNMILGDPLTPGKPSTKKQDRMPKDKNPGLVKIPSLPLSWKDAQKLLKSLHGVGEELPEDWTGGVPDVGDKWFSGHPDNSPKVNLFNFQDEVEQQRITNVFGSIRGLEDTAHKIIVGNHRDSFCFGAADPGSGTAIMLEIVRVLGDLRAQGWQPLRTIEFASWDAGEYNRVGSTEHVEANADDLRENALAYLNVDAAVTGDTLWANGSPIFTHAWHRVLDRVLDPHNENRTFKEVWEMQGSRLGNLAANRDSAPFQFIAGTSSIDFGFAASETAHSNPMAGSCYETFDWMAQHIDPGFQYHTILAQLWVLLILELSQEPIMPLHLTNYASHLQMEGQALLDSTEKAGGDFDIEMFEPLVQSLSGLKAKTEEFHKWETFWYNQVYATGGFETSGVTMQRINHNNKKARFESMLLDLPTDPKDTSPRGLPGREQFKHVLFAPSSANGLESSVFPFARDAIDKKDWARAKEQIKKTADVLDRAADMLAQG, from the exons ATGGCTGACGAGAAACACGTGTACGACCCGCCGGAGCTGCCGCCCATCCCCTCGTACGAAGAGGCCACCAGCTCGCGCCACACGTCGACCGCCCGCCGCGGGCCCGACGAAGTCAGCGACGACGCCGAGCGGCAGGGCCTCCTCTCGCCCGACGTGCGCGTGCAGGGCGACGGCATCAACCGGCGCAATGGCTACTACCACCCCCCGAGCGTGCAGTCGGTCGACGACGGCGACTCGGAGCTGGGCAGCCCCGTGCGCGAGAGCCACGACGACGAGCAGCGGCGCATCGTCGAGGAGATGGACCTGCTCGACCCGGAGAGCGCCGACGACGCCCGCGCCCGCCGCAACCACGCCCGCGCCCGCGGCCGCTTCTCCAAGCGCCTCTCCAGCCTCACCAGCAGCCTGTCGGCGCTGCACCTGCCGCGTCTGCGCTGGCCGCCCCGCCTGCGCCCCTCGTTCGCCTTCGTCACCGACCGCCTGCCCGCCGTGCCCGACGAGTACAAGCCCGGCTGGAGCGTCGTCGCGCGCCTGTGCGgcctcgtcgtcatcgtctcGCTCGTCTACCTGCTCGTCGTCAGCGAGGTCGTCCCCATGGGCAACGGCTTCGGCGCAAACTTCAACGCCGAGTGGGTGCGCCACCAGGTCCAGAGCAACATCGAGGGCTGGCGCATCGAGAAGAACCTCGAGTACATCGCCAGCTACGACCACCTCGCCGGCACCGAGGGCAGCTACGTCCTGGGCCAGTGGATCGAGGGCCACTTCAAGGACGCCCGCATCGACACCTTCACCCACGACGAGTACTGGGTCTACATGAACTACCCCACCAAGACCGGCCAGGGCGTCGAGATCCTCGAGCCCGCCGACAAGCGCTGGAAGGCCAAGCTGGAGGAGCCGTCCGTGTACAACCCGCCCAAGGCCCAGACGCCCGCCTTCCACGCCCTGGCCGCCTCGGGCAACGTCACCGGCCCGCTGCTCTACGTCAACTACTGCGACAAGACGGACTTCAAGCGCATGTGGGACAGCGGTGTCGACGTCCAGGGCGCTGTCGTCCTGTGCAGGTACTACGGCACGCAGCCAGACCTGGCCATGAAGATCAAGTCGGCACAGGACGCCGGCGCACTCGGCCTCCTCGTCTACTCGGACCCGGCCGAAGATGGCTTCAAAAAGGGCGACGCCTGGCCAGATGGCAGATGGCGACCCGGAGACAGTGTCCAACGCGGCTCCGCTGCTCTCTCCAACATGATCCTCGGCGACCCCCTCACCCCTGGCAAGCCCAGCACCAAGAAGCAGGACCGCATGCCCAAGGACAAGAACCCAGGCCTCGTCAAAATCCCCTCCCTGCCTCTGTCCTGGAAAGACGCGCAGAAGCTGCTCAAGTCTCTGCATGGCGTGGGCGAAGAGCTGCCCGAGGACTGGACCGGCGGCGTACCGGACGTGGGCGACAAGTGGTTCTCCGGCCACCCCGACAACTCGCCCAAGGTCAACCTGTTCAACTTCCAGGACGAGGTCGAGCAGCAGCGCATCACCAACGTCTTTGGCTCCATTCGCGGGCTGGAAGACACAGCTCACAAGATCATCGTCGGCAACCACCGCGACTCTTTTTGTTTCGGCGCTGCAGACCCCGGCTCAGGCACGGCCATTATGCTCGAAATCGTACGCGTGCTTGGCGACCTGCGCGCACAGGGCTGGCAGCCACTTCGTACAATCGAGTTCGCCTCCTGGGACGCCGGCGAATACAACCGCGTCGGCTCGACCGAGCATGTCGAGGCAAACGCCGACGACCTCCGCGAAAACGCCCTCGCCTACCTCAACGTCGATGCAGCCGTCACCGGTGACACACTCTGGGCCAACGGCTCGCCCATCTTCACGCACGCCTGGCACCGCGTCCTCGACCGCGTCCTCGACCCGCACAACGAGAACAGGACGTTCAAGGAGGTCTGGGAAATGCAGGGCTCCCGGCTCGGCAATCTCGCCGCGAACCGCGACTCTGCACCCTTTCAGTTCATAGCCGGCACCTCTTCGATCGACTTTGGCTTCGCGGCCTCGGAAACCGCACACTCCAATCCCATGGCGGGAAGCTGCTACGAAACCTTCGACTGGATGGCGCAGCACATCGACCCCGGCTTTCAGTACCACACCATCCTCGCACAGCTCTGGGTCCTGCTCATCCTCGAGCTCAGCCAGGAACCCATCATGCCGCTGCACCTCACAAACTACGCATCCCACCTGCAAATGGAAGGCCAGGCGCTGCTCGATAGCACCGAGAAGGCAGGCGGCGACTTCGACATTGAGATGTTTGAGCCCTTGGTGCAGAGCCTGAGCGGGCTGAAGGCGAAGACGGAGGAATTCCACAAGTGGGAGACCTTCTGGTACAACCAAGTATACGCCACCGGTGGCTTCGAAACCAGCGGCGTCACCATGCAGAGAATCAACCACAACAACAAAAAGGCACGCTTCGAGAGCATGCTCCTCGACCTCCCCACCGACCCCAAAGACACGAGTCCGCGCGGG TTACCCGGCCGTGAGCAATTCAAACACGTCCTCTTCGCCCCCTCGAGCGCCAACGGGCTGGAGAGCAGCGTCTTCCCCTTCGCGCGCGACGCAATCGACAAGAAGGATTGGGCGCGCGCGAAGGAGCAGATCAAGAAGACGGCGGATGTGCTCGATCGCGCGGCGGACATGCTGGCGCAGGGCTAA
- a CDS encoding 3-oxoacyl-[acyl-carrier-protein] reductase — MSASQRAGQIAGHVNYPRGMLAGQTAIITGSGQGIGAECARLFANEGARVVVADVDGEKAGAVVSAIESRGGQAIAVTGDVLDDAYIKTLVAKAAAFGDGKIHIIVNNAGYTWDGVIHKMTDKQWHTIVDLHATAPFKLVRAAAPYFRVKDGEPRNIINISSTSGLHGNAGQINYALAKAGVTGVTKTIAKEWGPSFGVRANTVAFGHIATRLTAAKEAGAFVQLPDGEKVALGIPQKQKEAAGGQEHADIPLRRPGTATEAASAVLAVASPLFSYVNGETIKVTGGRGM, encoded by the exons ATGTCAGCCTCGCAACGCGCAGGTCAGATCGCAGGACACGTCAACTACCCGCGGGGTATGCTGGCGGGGCAGACTGCGATTATCACGGGGTCGGGACAGGGGATTGGGGCCGAGTGTGCGCGGCTGTTTGCCAACGAGGGGGCGAGGGTCGTGGTTGCGGATGTGGACGGGG AGAAAGCAGGCGCCGTCGTCAGCGCGATCGAATCCCGCGGCGGCCAGGCCATCGCGGTGACGGGCGATGTGCTCGACGACGCGTACATCAAGACGCTGGTTGCCAAGGCGGCCGCGTTTGGCGACGGCAAGATCCACATCATTGTCAACAATGCGGGATACACGTGGGACGGCGTGATTCACAAGATGACGGATAAGCAGTGGCACACGATTGTCGACCTGCACGCGACGGCGCCGTTCAAGCTCGTCAGGGCTGCGGCGCCGTACTTCCGCGTGAAAGACGGCGAGCCAAGGAATATCATCAACATCTCGAGTACCAGTGGGTTGCACGGGAATGCGGGGCAGATCAACTATGCGCTCGCAAAGGCCGGGGTGACGGGTGTTACCAAGACGATTGCAAAGGA ATGGGGTCCCAGCTTCGGCGTGCGCGCCAACACGGTTGCGTTTGGGCACATTGCGACGCGGCTGACGGCGGCGAAGGAAGCTGGTGCGTTTGTGCAGCTGCCAGATGGCGAGAAGGTGGCGCTCGGCATCCCGCAGAAGCAAAAGGAGGCTGCGGGCGGCCAGGAGCACGCGGATATCCCGCTGAGGCGGCCTGGGACGGCGACGGAGGCGGCGAGCGCGGTGCTGGCGGTTGCGAGTCCGTTGTTTAGTTATGTGAACGGCGAGACGATTAAGGTGACGGGCGGACGGGGGATGTAG
- a CDS encoding Mitochondrial zinc maintenance protein 1, mitochondrial, whose product MTREMALVAYRNLLRSARIAFQGDASVLTAARIEVRKNFETNRAVQTGSEEYRAQIAHASEVAKFLRENVVQGQATEGDNYKIRIHEHTERGDNEDIKKNKGKTTLGGTKCCSA is encoded by the exons ATGACCCGCGAAATGGCCCTCGTAGCCTACCGAAACCTGCTGCGATCAGCGCGCATCGCCTTCCAAG GAGATGCGAGTGTCCTCACCGCGGCGCGCATCGAGGTGCGCAAGAACTTCGAGACGAACCGGGCCGTACAAACCGGCAGCGAAGAGTACCGAGCGCAGATCGCCCACGCCTCCGAGGTAGCCAAGTTCCTCCGGGAGAACGTCGTCCAGGGCCAGGCCACCGAGGGCGACAACTACA AGATACGGATACACGAGCACACGGAGCGCGGAGATAATGAGGATATCAAGAAGAACAAGGGCAAGACTACGTTGGGAGGAACAAAGTGCTGCTCGGCTTAA
- a CDS encoding Pre-mRNA-splicing factor slt11, with protein MPPQIKTDLNRSGWETTDFPSVCEKCLPDNPYVQMLKEDHGAECKICTRPFTIFRWKSDRTARQKRTNICLTCARLKNCCQCCMLDLSFGLPLVVRDAALKMVAPGPQSDINRQYYAQEHEREIEEGRGVMEAYEKTDEKARDLLKRLAQSEPYYKKQRRLEADTEEGAQKALPAPGTGGGSAYGHTGGPIRTRDSRGGASSARGGMRPARGGRAAGPPAQPNPQDWLPPPDPNVASLFVTGVEDDLPEHELRTHFAQYGQLRSLVCSHRAHCAYVNYVKRQDAETAAEALKGKVVIKGCPMRVTWGKPKQLDSLDQNVRMQYAREGRQAAGPRRAAAQAAIEAPPQNDLDSLALAPPPSGDDEASYPSLAGN; from the exons ATGCCTCCCCAAATCAAGACCGACCTGAATCGCAGCGGCTGGGAAACGACCGACTTCCCGTCCGTGTGCGAAAAGTGTCTGCCGGACAACCCGTACGTGCAGATGCTGAAGGAGGACCACGGCGCA GAATGTAAAATCTGCACACGCCCATTCACCATATTTCGCTGGAAATCCGATCGCACAGCCCGACAGAAGCGCACCAACATCTGCCTGACGTGCGCGCGCCTCAAGAACTGCTGCCAGTGCTGCATGCTGGATCTGTCGTTCGGCCTGCCGCTCGTTGTCCGTGACGCAGCGCTGAAGATGGTTGCGCCCGGGCCGCAGAGCGACATCAACCGACAGTACTACGCACAGGAGCACGAGCGCGAGATCGAGGAGGGCAGAGGCGTCATGGAAGCATACGAAAAGACCGACGAGAAGGCACGCGACCTGCTGAAGCGTCTGGCGCAGAGCGAGCCGTACTACAAGAAGCAGCGACGTCTGGAGGCAGACACCGAAGAGGGCGCGCAAAAGGCGCTTCCCGCACCAGGCACTGGCGGAGGATCTGCATACGGGCACACGGGAGGGCCGATCAGGACACGAGACTCGAGAGGTGGAGCCAGCAGTGCGCGAGGAGGCATGAGGCCTGCACGAGGGGGACGCGCTGCAGGACCACCGGCACAGCCCAACCCCCAGGACTGGTTACCGCCACCTGACCCGAACGTTGCGTCGCTCTTTGTCACGGGTGTCGAAGACGACCTCCCCGAACACGAGCTGCGCACTCATTTCGCACAGTACGGCCAGCTACGGTCGCTGGTATGCTCGCATCGCGCTCACTGCGCCTACGTCAACTACGTCAAGAGGCAGGATGCCGAGACGGCTGCAGAAGCACTCAAAGGCAAAGTAGTCATCAAGGGCTGCCCTATGCGGGTGACATGGGGCAAGCCGAAACAGTTGGACAGTCTGGACCAGAACGTCAGAATGCAGTACGCAAGGGAAGGCAGACAGGCAGCCGGTCCACGGCGAGCGGCGGCACAGGCTGCGATCGAGGCGCCCCCACAGAATGACTTGGACAGCCTGGCGCTGGCCCCTCCACCGTCGGGCGACGACGAAGCCAGCTACCCCAGTCTGGCGGGCAACTAG